The following coding sequences lie in one Longimicrobium sp. genomic window:
- a CDS encoding acetate--CoA ligase family protein, with protein sequence MLDSLFRPKSIAVIGASRTPNTIGYQILDNLLRHGYTGAVYPVNPNAAAIHSIRAYASVEAIPDEVEMAVIVVPKHLVVGAAEACGRKGVKALVVISAGFKEVGGSGIEREQALVAVVRRYGMRLVGPNCMGVLNTAPDRSMNATFAPTMPPAGPVSFMSQSGAMGVTILDYAAEYGIGISQFVSVGNKPDVSGNDLIEYWAADERTRVILMYLENFGNPRKFTQLAREITKRKPIIAVKSGRSVAGARAASSHTGALAGTDLATDALLRQCGVLRADTVEEMFDLAMAFSHQPIPRGNRVAIVTNAGGPGIIIADACEAQGLVVTELAEATRAMLAAHFPEEASLSNPVDMIASATPQSYRVAVEAVLADPNVDAVIATFVPPLGIRQEDVAEAIVQVAAGQKEKPVLAVLMGREGLPQGLAELNAAGIPGYRFPESAVRALGAMYRYRRWTERPVGTVRTFEVDRAAVAEIIDGARAEGREKLAEAEVMRVLEAYGIPVAPYRVARSLDEALQAADGVGWPVVLKVLSPRIVHKSDVGGVVVGVEDADELRRAWERVAVEAPRRAGIGAEEVDGVLVQKMVGGGKETIIGMTGDPQFGPVLMFGLGGIYVEALGDVVFRVQPVTDVDAREMIGAIRGARLLKGVRGEPPVDLDALQEMVQRVSQLVGDHEAIRELDVNPWLAFPEGGVAVDGRIMVRLGPPAARP encoded by the coding sequence ATGCTCGACTCGCTCTTCCGCCCGAAGTCCATCGCCGTGATCGGCGCGTCGCGAACGCCGAACACCATCGGCTACCAGATCCTGGACAACCTGCTGCGGCACGGCTACACGGGCGCCGTCTACCCCGTGAACCCGAACGCCGCCGCCATCCACTCCATCCGCGCCTACGCGAGCGTCGAGGCCATCCCCGACGAGGTGGAGATGGCCGTCATCGTGGTCCCCAAGCACCTGGTCGTCGGCGCGGCGGAGGCGTGCGGGCGCAAGGGGGTGAAGGCGCTCGTGGTGATCTCCGCGGGCTTCAAGGAAGTGGGCGGATCGGGGATCGAGCGCGAGCAGGCGCTGGTGGCGGTGGTGCGCCGCTACGGGATGCGCCTGGTCGGCCCCAACTGCATGGGGGTGCTGAACACGGCGCCCGACCGGTCGATGAACGCCACCTTCGCGCCCACCATGCCGCCGGCCGGCCCCGTCTCCTTCATGAGCCAGAGCGGGGCGATGGGCGTCACCATCCTGGACTACGCGGCGGAGTACGGGATCGGGATCTCGCAGTTCGTCTCGGTCGGCAACAAGCCCGACGTCTCGGGCAACGACCTGATCGAGTACTGGGCGGCCGACGAGCGCACCCGCGTGATCCTGATGTACCTGGAGAACTTCGGGAACCCGCGCAAGTTCACCCAGCTGGCGCGCGAGATCACGAAGCGTAAGCCGATCATCGCCGTGAAGAGCGGCCGCTCGGTGGCCGGGGCGCGCGCCGCCTCGTCGCACACGGGCGCGCTGGCGGGCACCGACCTGGCCACCGACGCGCTGCTGCGCCAGTGCGGCGTGCTGCGCGCCGACACGGTGGAGGAGATGTTCGACCTGGCGATGGCGTTCTCGCACCAGCCGATCCCGCGCGGCAACCGGGTGGCCATCGTCACCAACGCCGGGGGACCGGGGATCATCATCGCCGACGCGTGCGAGGCGCAGGGGCTGGTGGTCACGGAACTCGCCGAGGCCACGCGGGCGATGCTGGCAGCGCACTTCCCCGAGGAGGCGTCGCTCTCCAACCCGGTGGACATGATCGCCTCGGCCACGCCGCAGAGCTACCGCGTGGCCGTCGAAGCAGTCCTCGCCGACCCCAACGTCGACGCGGTGATCGCCACCTTCGTCCCGCCGCTGGGCATACGGCAGGAGGACGTGGCCGAGGCGATCGTGCAGGTGGCCGCCGGGCAGAAGGAGAAGCCTGTGCTGGCGGTGCTGATGGGGCGCGAGGGACTGCCGCAGGGGCTGGCGGAGCTGAACGCGGCGGGGATCCCCGGCTACCGCTTCCCCGAGTCGGCGGTGCGCGCGCTGGGGGCGATGTACCGCTACCGGCGCTGGACGGAGCGGCCGGTGGGCACAGTGCGGACGTTCGAGGTGGACCGTGCGGCCGTGGCGGAGATCATCGACGGGGCGCGCGCGGAGGGGCGCGAGAAGCTGGCGGAGGCGGAGGTGATGCGGGTGCTGGAGGCGTACGGCATCCCCGTGGCCCCGTACCGCGTGGCGCGCTCGCTGGACGAGGCGCTGCAGGCGGCGGACGGCGTGGGCTGGCCGGTGGTGCTCAAGGTCCTCTCGCCCAGGATCGTGCATAAGAGCGACGTGGGCGGCGTGGTGGTGGGCGTGGAGGACGCCGACGAGCTGCGGCGGGCGTGGGAGCGGGTGGCGGTGGAGGCGCCGCGGCGGGCGGGGATCGGGGCGGAGGAGGTGGACGGGGTCCTGGTGCAGAAGATGGTGGGCGGGGGGAAGGAGACGATCATCGGGATGACGGGCGACCCGCAGTTCGGGCCGGTGCTGATGTTCGGGCTGGGGGGGATCTACGTGGAGGCGCTGGGCGACGTGGTGTTCCGCGTGCAGCCGGTGACGGACGTGGACGCGCGGGAGATGATCGGCGCCATCCGCGGTGCGCGGCTGCTCAAGGGGGTGCGCGGCGAGCCGCCCGTGGACCTGGACGCGCTCCAGGAGATGGTCCAGCGCGTCTCGCAGCTGGTGGGCGACCACGAGGCGATCCGCGAGCTGGACGTAAACCCGTGGCTCGCCTTCCCCGAGGGCGGCGTGGCGGTGGACGGGCGGATCATGGTACGGCTGGGGCCACCCGCGGCGCGTCCGTAG
- a CDS encoding AAA family ATPase, which produces MTIERSPARYAERIFDAVDDAAERGFWKKQDDRYADLTRHVLGLLGSLIGADGASGADEVAYVMEMARPFQPNEPTHDETVKVIRDATRRFELARTPDYFRAIVAADLAAKTRAAGDVLWCLRELGLGVIAVDKTSHPQEIELLTSHLAVLRGFAEAQGVKVAWTDHPGGLAADAARAASGAAGVTPEPDVATLDQLMERLNALVGLERVKKEVETLTNVIRVRRMRTERGLPVPPMSLHMVFMGNPGTGKTTVARILAEIFRALGVLSRGHLVEVDRSGMVAGYVGQTAIKVREVVERALGGVLFIDEAYALTTNRGSEDFGYEAVDSLVKLMEDHRDDLVVIVAGYPEPMREFVGSNPGLESRFNRYIEFEDYTPEQLRAIFDKLCRESGYTLDPEASGYADKLFAEMHENRGENFANGREVRNLFENAVAQHANRVAGMDQPTDEVLCTLRMQDLGLAAEQISDEPV; this is translated from the coding sequence ATGACCATCGAGCGCAGCCCGGCCCGCTACGCGGAGCGCATCTTCGACGCCGTGGACGACGCGGCGGAGCGCGGCTTCTGGAAGAAGCAGGACGACCGCTACGCCGACCTCACCCGGCACGTGCTGGGGCTCCTGGGCTCGCTCATCGGCGCGGACGGGGCCTCGGGGGCCGACGAGGTGGCGTACGTGATGGAGATGGCGCGCCCCTTCCAGCCCAACGAGCCCACCCACGACGAGACGGTGAAGGTGATCCGCGACGCCACCCGCCGCTTCGAGCTGGCCCGCACGCCCGACTACTTCCGCGCCATCGTGGCCGCCGACCTGGCCGCCAAGACGCGCGCGGCGGGCGACGTGCTCTGGTGCCTGCGCGAGCTGGGGCTGGGCGTCATCGCCGTCGACAAGACCAGCCACCCGCAGGAGATCGAGCTGCTCACCAGCCACCTGGCGGTGCTGCGCGGCTTCGCGGAGGCGCAGGGGGTGAAGGTGGCCTGGACCGACCACCCCGGCGGCCTGGCGGCGGACGCGGCGCGGGCGGCTTCGGGCGCGGCGGGGGTCACGCCCGAGCCCGACGTGGCCACCCTCGACCAGCTGATGGAGCGGCTGAACGCCCTCGTCGGGCTCGAGCGGGTGAAGAAGGAGGTGGAGACGCTCACCAACGTGATCCGCGTGCGCCGCATGCGCACCGAGCGGGGGCTCCCGGTGCCGCCGATGTCGCTGCACATGGTGTTCATGGGGAACCCGGGGACGGGGAAGACCACGGTGGCGCGCATCCTGGCCGAGATCTTCCGCGCGCTGGGGGTGCTCTCGCGCGGGCACCTGGTGGAGGTGGACCGCTCGGGGATGGTGGCGGGCTACGTGGGGCAGACGGCCATCAAGGTGCGCGAGGTGGTGGAGCGGGCGCTCGGCGGGGTGCTGTTCATCGACGAGGCGTACGCGCTGACCACCAACCGCGGCTCGGAGGACTTCGGCTACGAGGCGGTGGACTCGCTGGTGAAGCTGATGGAGGACCACCGCGACGACCTGGTGGTGATCGTGGCCGGCTACCCGGAGCCGATGCGCGAGTTCGTCGGCAGCAACCCCGGGCTGGAGAGCCGCTTCAACCGCTACATCGAGTTCGAGGACTACACGCCGGAGCAGCTGCGCGCCATCTTCGACAAGCTGTGCCGGGAGAGCGGGTACACGCTGGACCCCGAGGCGTCGGGCTACGCGGACAAGCTGTTCGCGGAGATGCACGAGAACCGCGGCGAGAACTTCGCCAACGGCCGCGAGGTGCGGAACCTGTTCGAGAACGCCGTGGCCCAGCACGCCAACCGCGTCGCGGGGATGGACCAGCCCACGGACGAGGTGCTCTGCACCCTGCGGATGCAGGACCTGGGACTCGCGGCCGAGCAGATCAGCGACGAGCCGGTGTGA
- a CDS encoding DUF2892 domain-containing protein produces the protein MRENVGGADRKMRMVVGPGLLVLGYAALGGNRGRLPGLLAMVAGVLVTETAITKVCPLNEALGIDTARMDFGDALPPRRHVRKPELDFDTAGTWSGGGRW, from the coding sequence ATGAGGGAGAACGTCGGCGGCGCGGACCGCAAGATGAGGATGGTGGTGGGGCCGGGGCTGCTGGTGCTGGGCTACGCGGCGCTGGGAGGCAATCGCGGCCGCCTCCCCGGCCTGCTGGCGATGGTGGCCGGGGTGCTCGTAACGGAGACGGCGATCACCAAGGTGTGCCCGCTCAACGAGGCGCTCGGGATCGACACCGCGCGCATGGACTTCGGCGACGCGCTGCCGCCGCGGAGGCACGTGCGCAAGCCGGAGCTGGACTTCGACACGGCGGGCACGTGGTCGGGCGGCGGGAGGTGGTAG
- the rlmN gene encoding 23S rRNA (adenine(2503)-C(2))-methyltransferase RlmN, which yields MTVAVAAAIQPDLVGLLPEEAAAVLRDHFAARGQPAYRAQQVVKWLHERLALSFDEMSDLPKAERDALKEAFTLASPGTAKLSRSVDGTAKHLWRLPDGELIESVLIPTPSRLTLCISSQAGCAMACTFCATGWAGYRRQLTAGEIVAQYRQARRWAAENGYGEITNIVFMGMGEPLMNPRAVFPTLAILNRAYGVGARRITVSTVGVVPGILRMAEMPEQYRLAVSLHAPNHELRQKLIPLEKKYPLPELLDALRKFDEAGGKRITFEYVMIDGVTDAPELVDELADVVGEFKAFVNLIPFNPIPGTDWKPSKRARLTHWVERLEARGIAAAVRESRGSDIAAACGQLRAEATQGRKPVQMGSI from the coding sequence ATGACCGTCGCCGTCGCCGCCGCGATCCAGCCGGACCTGGTGGGGCTCCTCCCCGAGGAGGCCGCGGCCGTGCTGCGCGACCACTTCGCCGCGCGGGGGCAGCCGGCGTACCGGGCGCAGCAGGTGGTGAAGTGGCTGCACGAGCGGCTGGCGCTCTCGTTCGACGAGATGAGCGACCTGCCGAAGGCCGAGCGCGACGCGCTCAAGGAGGCGTTCACGCTGGCCTCGCCGGGCACCGCCAAGCTCTCGCGCTCGGTGGACGGCACGGCCAAGCACCTCTGGCGCCTGCCGGACGGCGAGCTGATCGAGTCGGTGCTGATCCCCACGCCGTCGCGCCTCACCCTCTGCATCAGCTCGCAGGCGGGGTGCGCGATGGCGTGCACCTTCTGCGCGACGGGGTGGGCGGGGTACCGGCGCCAGCTCACCGCGGGCGAGATCGTGGCCCAGTACCGCCAGGCGCGCCGCTGGGCCGCCGAGAACGGCTACGGCGAGATCACCAACATCGTGTTCATGGGGATGGGCGAGCCGCTGATGAACCCCAGGGCGGTCTTCCCCACGCTCGCGATCCTGAACCGCGCCTACGGGGTGGGCGCGCGGCGGATCACGGTCTCCACCGTGGGCGTGGTGCCGGGGATCCTGCGCATGGCGGAGATGCCCGAGCAGTACCGGCTGGCGGTGTCGCTGCACGCCCCCAACCACGAGCTGCGCCAGAAGCTGATCCCGCTGGAGAAGAAGTATCCGCTCCCCGAGCTGCTCGACGCGCTCAGGAAGTTCGACGAGGCGGGGGGGAAGCGGATCACCTTCGAGTACGTGATGATCGACGGGGTGACGGACGCCCCGGAGCTGGTGGACGAGCTGGCCGACGTGGTGGGCGAGTTCAAGGCGTTCGTGAACCTGATCCCCTTCAACCCGATCCCGGGGACCGACTGGAAGCCGTCGAAGCGGGCGCGGCTCACCCACTGGGTGGAGCGGTTGGAGGCGCGGGGGATCGCGGCCGCCGTGCGCGAGAGCCGCGGCAGCGACATCGCCGCCGCCTGCGGGCAGCTCCGCGCCGAGGCCACGCAGGGACGCAAGCCGGTGCAGATGGGGTCGATCTAG
- a CDS encoding PTS sugar transporter subunit IIA, whose product MLLSELLTPERVRVPLEARTKDAVLEELVGVLRDTGAVGSADDVLQAVRQREEVLSTGIGSGVAIPHGKAAAATGLAMAAGVTPQPIDFDALDGQPVRLFFLLVGPESAAGAHVKALSRIARLVRRDSVRERLAAAGSPEEFVGLLSEAESS is encoded by the coding sequence GTGCTGCTGAGCGAGCTGCTGACCCCGGAGCGGGTGCGGGTCCCCCTGGAGGCGCGCACCAAGGACGCCGTCCTGGAGGAGCTGGTCGGCGTGCTGCGCGACACGGGCGCCGTGGGGAGCGCGGACGACGTGCTGCAGGCCGTCCGCCAGCGCGAGGAGGTGCTCTCCACTGGCATCGGCAGCGGCGTGGCGATCCCGCACGGCAAGGCGGCCGCCGCGACCGGCCTGGCCATGGCGGCCGGCGTCACCCCCCAGCCGATCGACTTCGACGCGCTCGACGGGCAGCCGGTGCGCCTCTTCTTCCTCCTGGTGGGCCCCGAGAGCGCCGCGGGGGCGCACGTGAAGGCGCTCTCGCGCATCGCGCGCCTGGTGCGCAGGGACAGCGTGCGCGAGCGGCTGGCGGCGGCGGGCTCGCCGGAGGAGTTCGTGGGCCTCCTCTCCGAGGCCGAGAGCTCGTGA
- a CDS encoding VanZ family protein — protein MRRALAPWAPPLLWAAAIFFLSSRHSVPGPELPGFDKAAHFCAYALGGFLLARAAAATGLAPAWAVALGWLYGISDEVHQAFVPGRSVELADWVADALGVAAGLYLYTVWQARRKERESLSPRAEPLQP, from the coding sequence GTGAGGCGCGCCCTGGCCCCCTGGGCGCCGCCGCTGCTGTGGGCGGCGGCGATCTTCTTCCTCTCCTCCCGGCACAGCGTCCCGGGTCCCGAACTCCCCGGCTTCGACAAGGCGGCGCACTTCTGCGCCTACGCCCTGGGCGGCTTCCTGCTGGCCCGCGCGGCCGCCGCCACCGGCCTGGCCCCCGCCTGGGCGGTGGCGCTCGGCTGGCTGTACGGCATCTCCGACGAGGTGCACCAGGCGTTCGTCCCCGGTCGCTCCGTGGAGCTGGCCGACTGGGTGGCCGACGCGCTGGGCGTGGCGGCCGGCCTCTACCTCTACACCGTCTGGCAGGCGCGGCGGAAGGAACGCGAATCCCTGTCGCCCCGCGCCGAGCCCCTGCAGCCATGA
- the aspS gene encoding aspartate--tRNA ligase, translating to MSHGPVHPTSYRTTAAGSLRAGDAGTSVTLAGWVHRRRDLGGLVFVDLRDREGLVQVSFDPQWSAPEAIEEARRLGPEDVVQVEGTVFPRIQGQHNPDLATGEIEVRAARLTVLTRAEPLPIQVFYGPQDELPAEELRLRHRSLDLRRPEMQHALITRHRAAQVTRRWLSDQGFLEIETPVLTKPTPEGARDFLVPSRQHPGEFYALPQSPQLYKQLLMVSGFDRYFQIAKCLRDEDLRADRQPEFTQIDLEMAFAGEEDVFRVGEGLMAAILGEVGGIEIETPFPRLPYEQALLRYGSDKPDLRYGLEIVDATDVLQRADFRLFQGTAGTAQRIRGIRAPGGGRLSRKELDELQEVARRGGAAGVLWVRRGPDGLSGQFAKALDEGTRDAFYAATGMEDGDLFVAVVGEFRSRAAGPVVTSTTGAAPVAEETHEVKAGLEPALDELRRHLARKLDLVDPNKHAWLWVTEFPLFAWDAEGDRLVAEHHPFTRPHPDDVPLVLEAARDGALTAEAARALYRRPVRSLAYDAVWNGMEMCSGSVRIHEPQLQRAIFAALGIGAEEAKVKFGFLLEAFQYGAPPHAGCAFGFDRLVMLLSGGKSLRDVIAFPKTTTGRALFEGAPTPIEGA from the coding sequence ATGAGCCACGGCCCCGTGCACCCGACCTCGTACCGCACCACCGCCGCCGGCAGCTTGCGCGCCGGCGACGCGGGCACCTCCGTGACCCTGGCCGGCTGGGTGCACCGCCGGCGCGACCTGGGCGGCCTGGTGTTCGTGGACCTGCGCGACCGCGAGGGGCTGGTGCAGGTCTCCTTCGACCCGCAGTGGAGCGCGCCGGAGGCGATCGAGGAGGCGCGCCGGCTGGGGCCCGAGGACGTGGTCCAGGTGGAGGGCACCGTCTTCCCGCGCATCCAGGGGCAGCACAACCCCGACCTGGCCACGGGTGAGATCGAGGTGCGCGCCGCGCGGCTCACCGTGCTCACCCGCGCCGAGCCGCTGCCGATCCAGGTGTTCTACGGGCCGCAGGACGAGCTGCCGGCCGAGGAGCTGCGCCTGCGCCACCGCTCGCTGGACCTCCGGCGGCCGGAGATGCAGCACGCGCTGATCACGCGCCACCGCGCGGCCCAGGTCACCCGGCGCTGGCTCTCGGACCAGGGGTTCCTGGAGATCGAGACGCCGGTGCTCACCAAGCCCACGCCCGAGGGAGCGCGCGACTTCCTGGTGCCCAGCCGCCAGCACCCGGGCGAGTTCTACGCGCTGCCGCAGAGCCCGCAGCTCTACAAGCAGCTGCTGATGGTGAGCGGCTTCGACCGCTACTTCCAGATCGCGAAGTGCCTGCGCGACGAGGACCTGCGCGCCGACCGCCAGCCCGAGTTCACGCAGATCGACCTGGAGATGGCCTTCGCCGGCGAGGAGGACGTCTTCCGCGTGGGCGAGGGGCTGATGGCGGCGATCCTGGGCGAGGTGGGGGGGATCGAGATCGAGACGCCGTTCCCGCGACTCCCCTACGAGCAGGCGCTGCTGCGCTACGGGAGCGACAAGCCCGACCTGCGCTACGGCCTGGAGATCGTGGACGCGACCGACGTCCTGCAGCGCGCCGACTTCCGCCTCTTCCAGGGCACGGCGGGCACCGCCCAGCGCATCCGCGGCATCCGCGCGCCCGGCGGGGGGCGGCTCTCGCGCAAGGAGCTGGACGAGCTGCAGGAGGTGGCCCGGCGCGGCGGCGCGGCGGGCGTGCTCTGGGTCAGGCGCGGCCCCGACGGCCTCTCCGGCCAGTTCGCCAAGGCGCTGGACGAGGGGACCCGCGACGCCTTCTACGCCGCGACGGGGATGGAGGACGGCGACCTCTTCGTGGCGGTGGTGGGCGAGTTCCGCAGCCGGGCGGCGGGGCCGGTGGTGACGTCGACCACGGGCGCGGCGCCGGTGGCCGAGGAGACGCACGAGGTGAAGGCGGGGCTGGAGCCGGCGCTCGACGAGCTGCGGCGGCACCTGGCGCGGAAGCTCGACCTCGTCGACCCGAACAAGCACGCCTGGCTCTGGGTGACGGAGTTCCCGCTCTTCGCCTGGGACGCGGAAGGTGACCGGCTGGTGGCCGAGCACCACCCCTTCACCCGCCCGCACCCGGACGACGTGCCGCTGGTGCTGGAGGCGGCGCGGGACGGGGCGCTCACGGCGGAGGCCGCGCGGGCGCTGTACCGGCGGCCGGTGCGCTCGCTGGCGTACGACGCGGTGTGGAACGGGATGGAGATGTGCAGCGGCTCGGTTCGCATCCACGAGCCCCAGCTGCAGCGGGCGATCTTCGCGGCGCTGGGGATCGGGGCCGAGGAGGCGAAGGTGAAGTTCGGCTTCCTGCTGGAGGCGTTCCAGTACGGCGCGCCGCCACACGCCGGGTGCGCCTTCGGCTTCGACCGGCTGGTGATGCTGCTGTCGGGGGGGAAGAGCCTGCGCGACGTGATCGCCTTCCCCAAGACGACCACCGGGCGGGCGCTTTTCGAGGGCGCGCCGACGCCGATCGAGGGCGCGTAA
- a CDS encoding PhoH family protein, with protein sequence MPDQAVQHRIPAEGADPLALSGVNDSNLTELGRRSGLRVFLRDDHLLLSGPVESVEKAVPVAQHMIELARRGVPVGADDVARFFDAAETGEGGVERLADAGRVVVPGPKRTISAKSEGQAKYLAAIEENDIVVGIGPAGTGKTYLAVAMAVDALFKKRVKRIILARPAVEAGENLGFLPGDLQEKIDPYLRPLYDALEDMIPHDRLRRAMESRAIEIAPLAYMRGRTLQDAFVILDEAQNATNAQMKMFLTRLGLNSKAVITGDKTQIDLPRREDSGLVQVEEVLKGIDGIAFVYFHGSDVIRHRLVKEIIRAYAAHSGREPEEGEA encoded by the coding sequence ATGCCTGACCAGGCGGTACAGCACCGGATCCCCGCGGAGGGCGCCGACCCGCTGGCGCTCTCGGGGGTCAACGACTCCAACCTGACGGAGCTCGGGCGCCGCTCGGGGCTGCGCGTCTTCCTCCGCGACGACCACCTCCTCCTCTCGGGGCCGGTGGAGAGCGTGGAGAAGGCCGTCCCCGTGGCCCAGCACATGATCGAGCTGGCGCGCCGCGGCGTTCCCGTGGGCGCCGACGACGTGGCCCGCTTCTTCGACGCCGCAGAGACGGGCGAGGGCGGCGTGGAGCGCCTGGCCGACGCGGGGCGCGTGGTGGTCCCCGGGCCCAAGCGCACCATCAGCGCCAAGAGCGAGGGGCAGGCGAAGTACCTGGCCGCCATCGAGGAGAACGACATCGTGGTGGGGATCGGCCCCGCGGGGACGGGGAAGACCTACCTGGCGGTGGCGATGGCGGTGGACGCGCTCTTCAAGAAGCGGGTGAAGCGCATCATCCTGGCCCGCCCCGCCGTCGAAGCGGGCGAGAACCTGGGCTTCCTCCCCGGCGACCTGCAGGAGAAGATCGACCCCTACCTGCGCCCGCTCTACGACGCGCTGGAGGACATGATCCCGCACGACCGGCTCAGGCGGGCCATGGAGAGCCGGGCCATCGAGATCGCGCCGCTGGCGTACATGCGCGGCCGCACGCTGCAGGACGCGTTCGTGATCCTGGACGAGGCGCAGAACGCCACCAACGCGCAGATGAAGATGTTCCTCACCCGCCTGGGGCTCAACTCCAAGGCGGTGATCACGGGCGACAAGACGCAGATCGACCTGCCGCGCCGCGAGGACTCGGGGCTGGTGCAGGTGGAGGAGGTGCTCAAGGGGATCGACGGGATCGCCTTCGTCTACTTCCACGGCAGCGACGTGATCCGCCACCGGCTGGTGAAGGAGATCATCCGCGCCTACGCGGCCCACTCCGGGCGCGAGCCGGAGGAGGGCGAGGCCTGA